AAGATTAGAAACACAAGCAAATAAAAAATTGTAAAAATCGCACATGATTTTGGTAATGGATTGGCTAAAAAGTATATTTTTTACAAAATAGGACAATATAGTTGACATTTGGAAAATATTTCGTTAAACTAGCAATAAAAATACAAAAAAAGGAAAGTGGTTATGAGAATAAAAAAAATAATTGTAAGTATATTAGCTTTTTCAATGGTATTTGGATTGGAGAATATTAAGGTTTATGCTATAAGCAAACCTAATATTTCTTATTCAGAATCAATTACAAATACCAATAAAGTATTTAATCCTGAAACTGTCGATAGATTGTGGGATGAATTAAACGATAATTTAGTAATTGAGCCAGATAAACAAAGTGACTTTATAAGATATAGTAAATCTGTAATGAGTGTATCATCTGAGCCATATGGTAGCTATCCAACTCGTAAAGGAGTTATATTGGTTACAGCAGATAAATGGAAAGGTGTTGTACCTTTAGGCCATGCTGCTATAGTATACTCAGATCAAAAAGTAATTGAAGCATTGCAGGATGGTGTTGTAATAGGCAGGAATGATTGGTACAAATCAAAATCAACTTGCTTTGGAGTAAGCGTCCGTAGTACAACTGCCAGTCAAGATGCCCAAGCTGCTGATTATTGTTATGAACAATTAAATAAAGAATATAATTATAATTACTATAACATGAACACAAGAAAAAAATTTTATTGCTCACATTTGGTATGGGCTGCATATAAAGACTTATTTGGTATTGATTTAAATACACCTGAATTTGATATAACCCTTAAAGTAAATGATATTCCTTTAGCTACTGTTACAGCTATTCATCCACTTGAACTTGTAAACAACGATTTAACATTTGTTACTTACGTAAAATAAGATAAAAAGGATAACCAATATTTAACTGGATATATCTTTTATAAAGGATAGATAAGTATGAAGAAAAAAATAATTATTATAGGTGGTATTCTAATATTAATTATATCGTCAATTATAATAGGTTTTATCGTACATAAACTAAATATAGATCAAAAGTTTCCTAAAGAATATGAATTTGCGGTTATTGATACAACAAGTCAGTTAAATAAAAGTTTTATATACTACTATGACGACTTAGGAAAAAAGGTGTATGAAAAGCTTTATAAAATGGGTTATATGGGAGATACCTTTAGTTGTCCACAGGTATACAATAATAAAGTGTATGTTACTCCCTGGGGTACTGCCAAGGAGAGAGAGTTAACTGTAATTTTAGAGATAGACAAAGAGAATGGAAATTACAAAACTTATGATACAACACTACGTAGTATTAATAGTTTAGCTATTACAGACAAGTATTTTTTTGCTGTAAACAATTTTAATGGAGTATCTAAATTAGCACGAACTAATAGAGAAACAGAGGAAACAACTATTAAGGAGTTTCCAAAACATATCATTTTACAAATAAATATATTTAATAATATTCTATATGCTTTTGCTTCTTTAGAGGATACATCGGAATTAATTGAAA
This genomic interval from Herbinix luporum contains the following:
- a CDS encoding YiiX/YebB-like N1pC/P60 family cysteine hydrolase — its product is MRIKKIIVSILAFSMVFGLENIKVYAISKPNISYSESITNTNKVFNPETVDRLWDELNDNLVIEPDKQSDFIRYSKSVMSVSSEPYGSYPTRKGVILVTADKWKGVVPLGHAAIVYSDQKVIEALQDGVVIGRNDWYKSKSTCFGVSVRSTTASQDAQAADYCYEQLNKEYNYNYYNMNTRKKFYCSHLVWAAYKDLFGIDLNTPEFDITLKVNDIPLATVTAIHPLELVNNDLTFVTYVK